In Pedobacter sp. WC2423, the following are encoded in one genomic region:
- a CDS encoding efflux RND transporter permease subunit, whose translation MFKKFIERPVLATVISILLLILGFLSMTKLPVTQFPEIAPPSVFVTAVYPGANAETVARTVAPSLEDAINGVESMTYIKSTSSNDGSLSLQVYFKLGTDPDQAAVNVQNRVSQAISQLPTEVVQIGVTTQKQQNSMIMFMSIYDDSKKYDAAFVENYAKINVIPVLKRVTGVGNVTVFGNKDYAMRIWLNPEQMASYGLAPQEVMAAIQDQNVEAAPGKFGEGSKEAFEYVLKYKGKSNQPLGFEEMIIRANADGSVLRVKDVAKVEFGSYTYSGDTWVNGNFGAGMAIYQTAGSNANKVQEEINEAMLKLSKTFPKGLRYETPLSTKVQLDQSISQVIHTLIEAFILVFIVVFIFLQDFRSTLIPAIAVPVAIIGTFFFMQLFGFSINLLTLFALVLAIGIVVDDAIVVVEAVHSKMEHEHLAAKPATLSAMHEITGAVISITLVMAAVFLPVGFMEGPTGVFYRQFAFTLAIAIVISAVNALTLSPALCALFLKNNHTAPAQKTKFSDRFFTAFNTGFSAMTDRYIKSVKVLIRFKWASFGAFALLMLLTFWMLRTTPKGFIPDEDGSFIVFSLAMPAGSSLDRTGKALKKADSIIKTIPAAESITSISGFDMLSSANSPSFGVGFIKLKDIDKRGEIKNINEIIGVMNQKLSAILEGNIYVFTMPTVPGFGNVSGLEFVLQDRTGARLDKFSEIARGFTQELMKRKEIEAAFTTFRTDYPQLEMEVDAVKAKQLGVSIKELMGVMQAYYGSIQTSDFNRFGKYYRVVVQANVASRATPEAMNGIFVKNNSGQMVPVNTLIKLKRVYGPETVARYNLFNAISINAMAKTGFSTGDAIKATEEVAAKYLPEGYSYEWTGMSLEEKTSGGQAATVFGLCLLFVYFLLAAQYESYILPLAVILSVPVGILGVLLAVNMAGLENNIYVQVAMIMLIGLLAKNAILIIEYAVQRRKAGMTLLDSALEASKLRLRPIIMTSLAFIVGLIPLMRAVGPSALGNRSIGTGAAGGMLLGVILGVFIIPVLYVAFQYLHEKISGKPTAIES comes from the coding sequence ATGTTTAAGAAATTCATAGAAAGACCCGTACTGGCTACGGTGATCTCCATTTTACTGTTAATACTTGGATTCTTAAGTATGACAAAACTCCCGGTCACTCAATTTCCTGAAATTGCACCACCAAGTGTATTCGTAACAGCAGTATATCCTGGTGCAAATGCAGAAACAGTGGCGCGTACCGTTGCACCGTCCTTAGAAGATGCAATTAATGGTGTAGAGAGTATGACTTATATTAAGTCAACTTCAAGTAATGATGGCTCACTCAGTCTCCAGGTTTACTTTAAACTTGGTACAGACCCTGATCAGGCGGCAGTAAACGTACAAAACAGAGTATCTCAAGCCATTAGCCAGTTACCCACAGAAGTAGTTCAGATTGGCGTAACTACGCAGAAACAGCAGAACAGTATGATTATGTTCATGTCTATTTATGATGACAGTAAGAAATATGATGCTGCATTCGTGGAAAATTACGCGAAGATCAATGTGATTCCTGTGCTGAAAAGAGTTACAGGAGTTGGTAACGTTACTGTATTCGGGAACAAAGATTATGCGATGCGTATCTGGTTAAACCCGGAACAAATGGCTTCTTATGGTTTAGCTCCGCAAGAAGTAATGGCAGCTATTCAGGATCAGAATGTGGAAGCGGCTCCGGGAAAATTCGGTGAAGGCAGTAAAGAAGCATTTGAATATGTACTTAAATATAAAGGTAAGTCTAATCAGCCTTTAGGCTTTGAAGAGATGATTATCCGTGCAAATGCCGATGGGTCGGTATTGCGTGTAAAAGACGTGGCAAAAGTTGAATTCGGCTCTTATACCTATAGTGGCGACACCTGGGTGAATGGTAATTTCGGCGCAGGTATGGCTATTTACCAAACCGCAGGATCCAATGCGAATAAGGTACAGGAAGAAATTAATGAAGCGATGCTGAAACTATCAAAAACTTTTCCTAAAGGCTTAAGATATGAAACCCCTTTGAGTACAAAAGTTCAGCTTGATCAATCCATTTCACAGGTAATACACACTTTGATAGAAGCTTTTATCTTGGTTTTCATCGTTGTATTCATTTTTCTTCAGGATTTCAGATCAACTCTGATCCCCGCTATTGCCGTGCCGGTAGCAATTATTGGAACATTCTTTTTTATGCAGTTATTCGGATTCTCGATTAACTTGTTAACGCTGTTCGCCCTGGTACTTGCCATTGGAATTGTAGTAGATGATGCGATCGTTGTAGTGGAGGCTGTCCATTCAAAAATGGAACATGAGCATCTTGCTGCAAAACCGGCTACGCTATCGGCTATGCATGAGATAACCGGAGCAGTAATCTCGATTACCCTGGTGATGGCAGCTGTATTTTTACCAGTAGGTTTCATGGAAGGACCGACGGGGGTATTCTACAGACAATTTGCCTTTACCCTGGCCATCGCTATTGTAATTTCAGCAGTGAATGCATTAACACTGAGCCCTGCATTGTGTGCGTTATTCTTAAAAAACAACCATACAGCTCCAGCTCAAAAGACAAAGTTTAGCGACCGGTTCTTTACCGCATTCAATACCGGATTTTCAGCAATGACAGATCGGTATATCAAAAGCGTTAAAGTATTGATTCGTTTCAAATGGGCAAGTTTCGGTGCATTCGCTTTATTAATGCTTTTAACTTTCTGGATGCTGCGTACCACACCTAAAGGCTTTATTCCTGATGAAGATGGCAGTTTCATCGTATTTTCATTAGCGATGCCAGCCGGATCTTCTTTAGACCGGACCGGAAAGGCATTGAAAAAAGCCGATAGCATCATTAAAACCATACCTGCCGCTGAAAGCATTACGAGTATTTCTGGTTTTGATATGTTAAGCTCAGCTAATAGTCCCTCATTTGGTGTCGGTTTCATTAAATTAAAAGATATCGATAAAAGAGGAGAGATTAAAAACATTAATGAGATCATCGGTGTGATGAATCAAAAGCTATCTGCTATTCTGGAAGGCAATATATATGTATTTACCATGCCAACTGTCCCTGGTTTTGGAAATGTGAGCGGATTGGAATTTGTTTTACAAGACCGTACAGGAGCCAGGCTGGATAAATTCAGTGAAATTGCCCGGGGATTCACTCAGGAGTTAATGAAACGCAAAGAAATAGAAGCCGCATTTACCACTTTCAGAACAGATTATCCGCAGCTGGAAATGGAAGTTGATGCCGTAAAAGCCAAGCAACTCGGTGTAAGTATAAAAGAACTGATGGGTGTGATGCAAGCTTACTACGGAAGTATCCAAACTTCAGACTTCAACCGTTTCGGCAAGTATTACAGAGTTGTTGTGCAGGCAAATGTAGCTTCAAGAGCCACACCAGAAGCTATGAATGGAATATTTGTTAAAAACAACAGTGGCCAGATGGTTCCTGTTAACACGCTAATTAAATTAAAAAGAGTTTACGGTCCCGAAACTGTAGCCCGTTACAATCTTTTTAATGCGATTAGTATTAACGCAATGGCCAAAACCGGATTTAGTACAGGCGATGCAATTAAAGCCACGGAAGAAGTGGCAGCTAAATATCTTCCTGAAGGTTATAGTTATGAATGGACTGGAATGTCCCTGGAAGAAAAGACATCTGGCGGACAGGCAGCGACCGTATTCGGTTTGTGTTTACTTTTCGTTTACTTCCTGCTGGCTGCTCAATACGAAAGCTATATTTTACCACTGGCAGTTATTCTTTCTGTTCCTGTAGGTATTCTGGGAGTATTGTTAGCTGTTAACATGGCCGGGCTGGAAAACAACATTTATGTGCAGGTAGCCATGATCATGCTGATCGGTTTACTCGCTAAAAATGCAATTCTGATTATTGAATATGCCGTACAAAGACGGAAAGCTGGAATGACCTTATTAGATTCAGCTCTTGAAGCATCCAAACTCAGGCTGCGTCCAATTATTATGACCTCTCTTGCATTTATTGTCGGTTTAATCCCTTTGATGCGCGCGGTTGGGCCATCGGCATTAGGTAACCGTTCTATTGGAACAGGTGCGGCAGGCGGAATGCTGCTGGGTGTCATTCTGGGTGTGTTTATTATCCCGGTACTTTACGTCGCTTTTCAGTATTTACATGAAAAAATAAGTGGTAAGCCTACCGCAATAGAAAGTTAA
- a CDS encoding efflux RND transporter periplasmic adaptor subunit translates to MKVENKSLLFRGPGLLFCSALLLTTLFSCRSTNESAGAQEAPPTIPVITLTQSSATTTKDYTGTLEGKVNVEIRPQVDGYLDKVYVDEGAFVQAGELLFKINDQPYTQQFNNAVAVMHAAEAALSNTQLEVDKVIPLVKSNVVSIIQLKTVQAAHHVAKANLEQAKAAVESAKINLGFTKIKAPVSGFIGRIPRRLGSLVGKTDQQPLTTLSDVHEIYAYFSIGENDFINFKAQFPGKTLTEKIRQIPPVSLLLADNTIYTHKGRISMVDGQFDKNTGSIMLRATFPNADGLLRAGNTGKIRIDQLHINSLLVPQASTLELQNKVFVYKLADSNKLSRVMIDIDGKSGTDYIIKAGLKPGDKIVSVGLDRLHEGMVINPGSSSASAKAGK, encoded by the coding sequence ATGAAAGTTGAAAACAAATCGCTTCTATTTAGAGGGCCGGGTCTTTTATTCTGTTCTGCACTGCTGCTTACTACTTTATTCAGCTGCCGCTCCACCAATGAAAGTGCTGGCGCTCAGGAAGCCCCACCCACAATTCCGGTTATTACACTGACACAGTCATCAGCAACGACTACTAAAGATTATACGGGTACACTTGAAGGAAAAGTAAATGTTGAAATCAGACCTCAGGTAGACGGTTATCTCGATAAAGTTTATGTTGATGAAGGTGCATTTGTGCAAGCAGGCGAGCTGCTATTTAAAATTAATGATCAGCCTTATACGCAACAATTCAATAATGCTGTTGCTGTTATGCATGCCGCAGAAGCCGCATTAAGCAACACGCAACTAGAGGTAGATAAAGTAATCCCACTGGTTAAAAGCAATGTAGTCTCTATTATACAACTTAAAACTGTACAGGCAGCTCATCATGTAGCAAAAGCGAACCTTGAACAGGCTAAAGCAGCAGTAGAATCTGCAAAGATCAATCTTGGATTTACAAAGATTAAAGCTCCTGTGAGTGGTTTCATTGGCAGAATCCCGCGCAGACTGGGCAGTCTGGTTGGTAAAACTGATCAGCAGCCTTTAACTACGCTTTCAGATGTACATGAAATCTACGCTTACTTCTCTATTGGTGAAAATGACTTTATCAATTTCAAAGCACAGTTTCCGGGTAAAACACTGACAGAAAAGATCAGACAGATCCCGCCAGTTTCTTTGCTCCTGGCAGATAATACGATTTACACTCACAAAGGCCGTATCAGCATGGTAGACGGTCAGTTTGATAAGAATACAGGATCAATTATGCTAAGAGCGACATTTCCCAATGCAGATGGCTTATTACGCGCAGGAAATACTGGCAAAATCAGAATTGATCAGCTCCACATAAACTCTTTACTGGTGCCTCAGGCTTCTACACTGGAACTTCAGAATAAAGTGTTTGTCTACAAACTTGCAGACAGCAATAAACTCAGCAGAGTAATGATTGATATCGATGGTAAAAGCGGCACAGACTATATCATTAAAGCTGGCTTAAAGCCTGGTGACAAGATTGTATCTGTTGGGCTTGATCGCTTACACGAGGGAATGGTCATTAATCCGGGCTCTTCATCAGCATCTGCAAAAGCCGGAAAATAA